In Planctomycetota bacterium, the following proteins share a genomic window:
- a CDS encoding exosortase system-associated protein, TIGR04073 family: MSRKVWPPIGLGLVTALLLAASASAIEEGTPPGAGHPGEAATSAETPRLPGMGPLSRLTRGVCNIVISPLEIPATMLRVAGEHNAIYGIFAGGAEGLGNGIVRLGAGALEVVTFPLPSDVLPIYNKKLGERALPPLRPPSDITRP; the protein is encoded by the coding sequence ATGAGCCGGAAGGTGTGGCCTCCCATCGGTCTTGGCCTCGTGACGGCGCTTCTGCTGGCCGCGTCTGCTTCGGCCATCGAGGAGGGCACGCCGCCGGGGGCGGGCCATCCCGGCGAGGCCGCCACCAGCGCAGAAACGCCGCGGCTCCCGGGGATGGGCCCGCTATCTCGGCTCACCCGCGGCGTGTGCAACATCGTGATCTCACCCCTGGAAATCCCTGCCACCATGCTGCGCGTGGCGGGAGAGCACAACGCGATCTATGGCATCTTCGCCGGCGGCGCCGAGGGGCTGGGCAATGGCATCGTGCGTCTGGGGGCCGGCGCGCTCGAGGTCGTGACGTTCCCCCTGCCCAGCGACGTCCTCCCGATCTACAACAAGAAGCTGGGTGAGCGCGCCTTGCCGCCGCTGCGTCCCCCGTCGGATATCACGCGGCCCTGA